A single window of Deinococcus misasensis DSM 22328 DNA harbors:
- the tsaD gene encoding tRNA (adenosine(37)-N6)-threonylcarbamoyltransferase complex transferase subunit TsaD, whose product MDPASLSLSSQKEVLYILGIDTSCDDTGVGIVRVQNGVPEVLANALWSQKVHRQYGGVMPEVASREHVERIDAILEDALVQAGISLSDITAVAATRGPGLVGALLVGLTYGKGLAQGLGVPFYAMHHLEGHIQAAVSEHPDLPFPHLALVVSGGHTHLFKVNAPGQYELVGATRDDAAGEAFDKVARMLGLGYPGGPAISKAAERGDPRGVELPRPLLGQKAFDFSFSGIKTACLLAVKAGVNPENLAASFQFRVVESLVQTTKRAAKALGIRHVVVSGGVAANRALREAFGQSGLRSHFPPMHLNTDNGAMIALAAVKKALKGEQHSDWESEAEAYLPLVQAAH is encoded by the coding sequence ATGGATCCCGCCTCGCTGTCGCTTTCTTCGCAAAAAGAAGTCTTGTACATTCTGGGCATCGACACGAGTTGCGATGACACAGGAGTGGGCATCGTGCGTGTTCAGAACGGGGTTCCAGAGGTGCTGGCCAATGCCCTCTGGTCCCAGAAGGTGCACCGCCAGTATGGTGGGGTCATGCCCGAGGTGGCTTCCCGTGAGCACGTGGAGCGCATTGATGCGATTCTGGAAGATGCCCTGGTTCAGGCTGGAATCTCGCTGTCAGACATCACTGCGGTTGCTGCCACCCGAGGACCCGGCTTGGTGGGTGCCTTGCTGGTCGGTTTGACCTATGGCAAAGGATTGGCGCAGGGTCTGGGTGTGCCATTTTATGCCATGCACCATCTGGAAGGCCACATTCAGGCCGCAGTGTCCGAACATCCTGATTTGCCGTTTCCCCATCTGGCTCTGGTGGTCTCTGGAGGGCACACCCACCTGTTCAAGGTCAATGCTCCCGGCCAGTATGAACTGGTGGGAGCCACCCGCGATGATGCTGCCGGAGAGGCTTTTGACAAAGTGGCCCGCATGCTGGGTCTGGGTTACCCCGGAGGACCTGCCATCAGCAAAGCCGCTGAAAGGGGAGACCCCAGAGGGGTCGAATTGCCCCGTCCTCTGCTGGGTCAGAAGGCTTTTGATTTTTCTTTCTCTGGCATCAAAACCGCCTGTCTGCTGGCCGTCAAAGCGGGTGTGAATCCCGAGAATCTGGCGGCCAGTTTTCAATTCCGGGTGGTGGAGTCTCTGGTTCAGACCACCAAAAGGGCAGCCAAAGCTCTGGGCATCCGGCATGTGGTGGTTTCTGGTGGAGTTGCTGCAAATCGGGCACTGCGTGAAGCTTTTGGCCAGAGTGGTTTGCGAAGTCACTTTCCTCCCATGCACCTCAACACCGATAATGGAGCGATGATTGCCCTTGCAGCAGTCAAA